A region from the Diorhabda sublineata isolate icDioSubl1.1 chromosome X, icDioSubl1.1, whole genome shotgun sequence genome encodes:
- the LOC130451297 gene encoding histone deacetylase 6 isoform X2, whose protein sequence is MEEKDKKKFGSVAGSPSECSAKSSRQKLKNLIAERRRQKLDQTMIQPELMDPYEAVNRYKIAQFKPTGYIEEENSGHYCIWDPNYPENPERVACSKRRLEDLDLIKRCKKVSPQKFPEDVYLKLHNKELYEKLKDIKNISEDKLQELASKYDSVFFTHATFTSSIIAAEAAITLTLEVARGNLKNGFALIRPPGHHAMADAFCGYCFLNNVALAAQVAIDKGLAKKVLIIDHDVHHGQGTQRMFYDRDDVLYFSIHRYEYGTFWPNLRESDSDYIGDGKGKGYNINIPLNVIGLGDADYLTIVFNILLPVAYEFNPDLIIISAGFDSCLGDEKGEMLVSPHFYGQLITLLSGLADGKLAVCLEGGYFLESLAEGVACTIKALLGDTCYPISSEFEVHPTLIDVINNTKYFLRDYWECFKNDPLFSFPKTLDLENCLEISRDTEHLTCISYKNVSQVPTIFETYGFYPQRTEEEHETFLKMILDLRKEYSQGRKSVNVVGYAYDELLLRHKGNEKFGKFPERPERIVEILRSLDNFGILKRCQKIQLSEFNERKWIEKIHKKEYIIDVLEQRNLIEKADWFFNAETTDCILKCISCVISLAENIHQGSIRSGVAIVRPPGHHACFDEANGFCFVNNVVIAAQYLIEERKYKRVLIVDFDIHHGNGTQNLTYSRDDIMYISLHRFDKGKYFPFLDEADYNYVGSSTGLGYNINIPFNKGNKTDHDYWTVWLKLVLPLAYSYNPEFVIISAGFDAGYFDPLGNGYKLTPEIYSHFIQTLKPLASGKILLALEGGYHLESTALSLTLCMKALLGDPLPVPKFSDKVDQDTCETIQKVLSVHRDKWKMLKVNKKIANFSCTEKEKTDLESSCKKEIEKGGSVENLKQKFKRNIIYNDI, encoded by the exons ATGGAAGAGAAGGATAAAAAAAA ATTTGGTTCAGTTGCTGGAAGTCCTTCTGAATGTTCTGCAAAATCTTCTAGACAAAAG TTGAAAAACCTAATAGCAGAACGAAGGAGGCAGAAACTGGATCAAACTATGATTCAACCCGAATTGATGGACCCTTATGAGGCTGTGAACAGGTACAAAATTGCTCAGTTCAAACCAACTGGatatattgaagaagaaaattcaGGACATTATTGCATCTGGGATCCAAATTATCCCGAAAATCCTGAAAGGGTAGCTTGCTCAAAAAGGAG attagaAGACcttgatttaataaaaagatgTAAAAAAGTTTCACCTCAAAAATTTCCAGAAGATGTGTATCTTAAATTACACAATAAAGAATTATATGAGAAGcttaaagatattaaaaatatttcagaagaCAAACTACAAGAATTAGCTTCAAAATACGATTCCGTTTTTTTTACACAT GCAACATTTACCTCTTCAATTATTGCTGCCGAAGCAGCAATAACATTGACCCTAGAAGTAGCAagaggaaatttgaaaaatggattCGCCCTAATTCGTCCACCTGGACATCATGCTATGGCGGATGCGTTTTGTGGATACTGCTTCCTCAATAATGTCGCTCTTGCCGCTCAGGTAGCTATAGACAAGGGATTAGCTAAAAAAGTTCTTATCATTGACCATGATGTTCACCATGGCCAAGGCACACAAAGAATGTTTTATGATAGAGATGA TGTACTTTATTTCTCTATTCATCGGTATGAATATGGAACTTTTTGGCCAAATCTAAGAGAAAGTGACTCAGATTATATAGGAGATGGAAAAGGAAAAGggtataatattaatattccaTTAAATGTAATTGGACTAGGAGATGCTGATTATTTGACAATAGTATTTAACATTTTGCTTCCAGTAGCATATGAA tttaatccAGATTTAATCATTATATCGGCAGGCTTCGACTCATGTTTGGGAGATGAAAAG gGGGAAATGTTAGTATCTCCTCACTTTTACGGTCAGCTGATAACACTTTTATCAGGTCTAGCTGACGGCAAACTAGCTGTATGCCTAGAAGGGGGATATTTTCTTGAATCTCTTGCGGAAGGAGTAGCATGTACTATAAAAGCACTTCTTGGCGATACATGCTATCCGATTTCTTCTGAATTTGAAGTACATCCCACACTTATCGACGtcattaataatacaaaatactttttaagAGATTATTGggaatgtttcaaaaatgatcCGCTGTTTTCTTTCCCAAAAACTCTAGATCTGGAGAATTGCCTTGAAATTTCTAGAGATACAGAACATTTGACTTGCATTTCTTATAAAAACGTTTCACAAGTCCCTACGATTTTTGAAACGTACGGCTTTTATCCGCAAAGAACGGAGGAAGAACACGAAACATTTCTGAAAATGATATTAGATCTTAGAAAGG aATATTCACAAGGACGCAAAAGTGTCAATGTTGTTGGTTACGCTTACGATGAATTATTACTTAGACATAAAGGTAACGAAAAATTCGGTAAATTTCCAGAAAGACCAGAAAGAATTGTAGAGATATTGAGGAGTTTAGACAATTTTGGAATATTGAAACGTTGTCAAAAAATACAG CTTTCTGAATTTAATGAAAGAAAATGGATAGAAAAGATCCACAAAAAAGAATACATAATTGATGTTCTTGAACAGCGAAATCTTATCGAAAAAGCTGACTGGTTTTTCAATGCAGAAACAACAGACTGTATATTGAAATGCATCTCATGTGTAATTTCATTGGCCGAAAATATACATCAAGGATCTATTCGATCTGGTGTTGCGATTGTTAGACCACCTGGGCATCACGCATGTTTTGATGAAGCCAATGGATTTTGCTTTGTTAATAATGTAGTTATTGCAGCTCAATATTTAATCGAAGAGAGAAAGTACAAAAg agtGCTTATAGTAGATTTTGATATTCATCATGGTAATGGGACTCAAAATCTTACTTATAGTCGAGATGATATTATGTACATTTCCCTTCACCGCTTCgataaaggaaaatattttccatttttagatGAAGCTGATTATAATTATGTTGGTAGCAGTACAGGTTTAGGATACAATATTAACATACCCTTTAACAAG GGTAATAAGACTGATCATGATTATTGGACTGTTTGGCTCAAACTAGTTCTTCCATTAGCATACTCCTACAATCCAGAATTTGTAATTATATCCGCTGGATTTGATGCGGGATATTTTGATCCACTAGGAAATGGTTATAAATTAACACCTgaaatttattcacattttattcaAACACTTAAGCCACTTGCATCAGGAAAAATCCTTTTAGCGTTAGAAGGTGGTTATCACCTTGAAAGTACTGCTCTTTCATTGACATTGTGTATGAAAGCACTTTTAG gtgACCCTTTACCAGTTCCTAAATTTTCCGATAAAGTTGACCAGGACACATGTGAGACCATTCAGAAAGTATTATCAGTACATCGTGAcaaatggaaaatgttgaagGTGAATAAGAAAATAGCAAATTTCTCTTGtaccgaaaaagaaaaaacagaccttgaaagtTCTTGCAAAAAGGAAATTGAGAAGGGAGGAAGCGTTGAgaacttgaaacaaaaatttaaaaggaACATAATATATAATGACATTTAG
- the LOC130451297 gene encoding histone deacetylase 6 isoform X3, with protein MIQPELMDPYEAVNRYKIAQFKPTGYIEEENSGHYCIWDPNYPENPERVACSKRRLEDLDLIKRCKKVSPQKFPEDVYLKLHNKELYEKLKDIKNISEDKLQELASKYDSVFFTHATFTSSIIAAEAAITLTLEVARGNLKNGFALIRPPGHHAMADAFCGYCFLNNVALAAQVAIDKGLAKKVLIIDHDVHHGQGTQRMFYDRDDVLYFSIHRYEYGTFWPNLRESDSDYIGDGKGKGYNINIPLNVIGLGDADYLTIVFNILLPVAYEFKPDLIILSAGYDSTLGCPEGEMLVSPHFYGQLITLLSGLADGKLAVCLEGGYFLESLAEGVACTIKALLGDTCYPISSEFEVHPTLIDVINNTKYFLRDYWECFKNDPLFSFPKTLDLENCLEISRDTEHLTCISYKNVSQVPTIFETYGFYPQRTEEEHETFLKMILDLRKEYSQGRKSVNVVGYAYDELLLRHKGNEKFGKFPERPERIVEILRSLDNFGILKRCQKIQLSEFNERKWIEKIHKKEYIIDVLEQRNLIEKADWFFNAETTDCILKCISCVISLAENIHQGSIRSGVAIVRPPGHHACFDEANGFCFVNNVVIAAQYLIEERKYKRVLIVDFDIHHGNGTQNLTYSRDDIMYISLHRFDKGKYFPFLDEADYNYVGSSTGLGYNINIPFNKGNKTDHDYWTVWLKLVLPLAYSYNPEFVIISAGFDAGYFDPLGNGYKLTPEIYSHFIQTLKPLASGKILLALEGGYHLESTALSLTLCMKALLGDPLPVPKFSDKVDQDTCETIQKVLSVHRDKWKMLKVNKKIANFSCTEKEKTDLESSCKKEIEKGGSVENLKQKFKRNIIYNDI; from the exons ATGATTCAACCCGAATTGATGGACCCTTATGAGGCTGTGAACAGGTACAAAATTGCTCAGTTCAAACCAACTGGatatattgaagaagaaaattcaGGACATTATTGCATCTGGGATCCAAATTATCCCGAAAATCCTGAAAGGGTAGCTTGCTCAAAAAGGAG attagaAGACcttgatttaataaaaagatgTAAAAAAGTTTCACCTCAAAAATTTCCAGAAGATGTGTATCTTAAATTACACAATAAAGAATTATATGAGAAGcttaaagatattaaaaatatttcagaagaCAAACTACAAGAATTAGCTTCAAAATACGATTCCGTTTTTTTTACACAT GCAACATTTACCTCTTCAATTATTGCTGCCGAAGCAGCAATAACATTGACCCTAGAAGTAGCAagaggaaatttgaaaaatggattCGCCCTAATTCGTCCACCTGGACATCATGCTATGGCGGATGCGTTTTGTGGATACTGCTTCCTCAATAATGTCGCTCTTGCCGCTCAGGTAGCTATAGACAAGGGATTAGCTAAAAAAGTTCTTATCATTGACCATGATGTTCACCATGGCCAAGGCACACAAAGAATGTTTTATGATAGAGATGA TGTACTTTATTTCTCTATTCATCGGTATGAATATGGAACTTTTTGGCCAAATCTAAGAGAAAGTGACTCAGATTATATAGGAGATGGAAAAGGAAAAGggtataatattaatattccaTTAAATGTAATTGGACTAGGAGATGCTGATTATTTGACAATAGTATTTAACATTTTGCTTCCAGTAGCATATGAA TTTAAACCTGACCTAATAATTCTATCAGCAGGATATGATTCTACTTTAGGATGTCCAGAG gGGGAAATGTTAGTATCTCCTCACTTTTACGGTCAGCTGATAACACTTTTATCAGGTCTAGCTGACGGCAAACTAGCTGTATGCCTAGAAGGGGGATATTTTCTTGAATCTCTTGCGGAAGGAGTAGCATGTACTATAAAAGCACTTCTTGGCGATACATGCTATCCGATTTCTTCTGAATTTGAAGTACATCCCACACTTATCGACGtcattaataatacaaaatactttttaagAGATTATTGggaatgtttcaaaaatgatcCGCTGTTTTCTTTCCCAAAAACTCTAGATCTGGAGAATTGCCTTGAAATTTCTAGAGATACAGAACATTTGACTTGCATTTCTTATAAAAACGTTTCACAAGTCCCTACGATTTTTGAAACGTACGGCTTTTATCCGCAAAGAACGGAGGAAGAACACGAAACATTTCTGAAAATGATATTAGATCTTAGAAAGG aATATTCACAAGGACGCAAAAGTGTCAATGTTGTTGGTTACGCTTACGATGAATTATTACTTAGACATAAAGGTAACGAAAAATTCGGTAAATTTCCAGAAAGACCAGAAAGAATTGTAGAGATATTGAGGAGTTTAGACAATTTTGGAATATTGAAACGTTGTCAAAAAATACAG CTTTCTGAATTTAATGAAAGAAAATGGATAGAAAAGATCCACAAAAAAGAATACATAATTGATGTTCTTGAACAGCGAAATCTTATCGAAAAAGCTGACTGGTTTTTCAATGCAGAAACAACAGACTGTATATTGAAATGCATCTCATGTGTAATTTCATTGGCCGAAAATATACATCAAGGATCTATTCGATCTGGTGTTGCGATTGTTAGACCACCTGGGCATCACGCATGTTTTGATGAAGCCAATGGATTTTGCTTTGTTAATAATGTAGTTATTGCAGCTCAATATTTAATCGAAGAGAGAAAGTACAAAAg agtGCTTATAGTAGATTTTGATATTCATCATGGTAATGGGACTCAAAATCTTACTTATAGTCGAGATGATATTATGTACATTTCCCTTCACCGCTTCgataaaggaaaatattttccatttttagatGAAGCTGATTATAATTATGTTGGTAGCAGTACAGGTTTAGGATACAATATTAACATACCCTTTAACAAG GGTAATAAGACTGATCATGATTATTGGACTGTTTGGCTCAAACTAGTTCTTCCATTAGCATACTCCTACAATCCAGAATTTGTAATTATATCCGCTGGATTTGATGCGGGATATTTTGATCCACTAGGAAATGGTTATAAATTAACACCTgaaatttattcacattttattcaAACACTTAAGCCACTTGCATCAGGAAAAATCCTTTTAGCGTTAGAAGGTGGTTATCACCTTGAAAGTACTGCTCTTTCATTGACATTGTGTATGAAAGCACTTTTAG gtgACCCTTTACCAGTTCCTAAATTTTCCGATAAAGTTGACCAGGACACATGTGAGACCATTCAGAAAGTATTATCAGTACATCGTGAcaaatggaaaatgttgaagGTGAATAAGAAAATAGCAAATTTCTCTTGtaccgaaaaagaaaaaacagaccttgaaagtTCTTGCAAAAAGGAAATTGAGAAGGGAGGAAGCGTTGAgaacttgaaacaaaaatttaaaaggaACATAATATATAATGACATTTAG
- the LOC130451340 gene encoding phosphoglycerate mutase 2-like gives MAPFKIVMVRHGESEWNEKNLFCGWFDANLSEKGKKEAESAGKALKDVNYKFDIAYTSVLTRAQNTLQAILKEIGQENLETIKTWRLNERHYGGLTGLNKAETAAKYGNEQVAIWRRSFDIPPPPMESDHPYYDIIVKDPRYADGPAVDQFPKFESLKLTIERTLPFWNDTIVPQIKAGKQILIAAHGNSLRGIVKHIDQLTDDQIMQLNLPTGIPFVYTLDENLKPIKSLEFLGDPETVKKAMEAVAAQGKAK, from the exons ATGGCTCCGTTTAAAATTGTTATGGTCCGTCATGGAGAATCtgaatggaatgaaaaaaatcttttctgCGGATGGTTTGATGCTAATTTAAGCGAAAAAG gtaAAAAGGAAGCGGAAAGTGCAGGAAAAGCTCTAAAAGATGTAaattacaaatttgatattgCATATACATCAGTTCTCACTCGAGCTCAAAATACACTCCAAGCAATACTAAAGGAAATTGgacaagaaaatttagaaacaattAAAACCTGGAGATTAAACGAAAGACATTATGGTGGTCTCACAGGATTAAATAAAGCAGAAACTGCTGCTAAATATGGAAATGAACAG GTGGCAATATGGCGCCGTAGCTTTGACATTCCTCCTCCACCAATGGAATCTGACCATCCTTATTATGACATTATTGTTAAAGATCCACGTTATGCTGATGGCCCAGCAGTAgatcaatttccaaaatttgaatCTCTTAAATTGACCATTGAACGGACTTTACCTTTCTGGAATGATACAATTGTTCCACAAATCAAAGCTggtaaacaaatattaattgcAGCTCATGGAAACAGTTTGAGGGGTATTGTTAAACATATTGATC aACTCACAGATGATCAAATTATGCAGTTGAATCTACCTACAGGAATTCCATTTGTGTATACATTAGATGAAAATCTCAAACCCATCAAAAGTCTAGAATTTCTAGGAGATCCTGAAACAGTTAAAAAAGCCATGGAAGCAGTAGCTGCTCAAGGAAAAGCCAAATAA
- the LOC130451298 gene encoding uncharacterized protein LOC130451298: MVNTLDTKNGIQELENLKQYFEKVIDSRRIFEKIQSLDDLIRILYKRDCDLQELSNQLKIINDNKTVCKESVSVNISSQQRIFPQLVLQSCRINPQPVLLEQRIDDRTILPNVPQDPIERIDQLIADEIGQKWKDLARNLKIPEDSIRNSKNVPGKMY, encoded by the exons ATGGTAAATACACTTGATACAAAAAACGGAATTCAAGAACTTGAGAACCTTAAACAATACTTTGAGAAAGTTATTGATTCGagaagaatatttgaaaagattCAAAGTTTGGACGACTTGATACGTATATTATATAAACGAGATTGCGATTTACAAGAACTCTCCAATCAGTTAAAAAtcataaatgataataaaaccgTATGCAAGGAGTCAGTATCGGTAAATATTTCATCCCAACAGAGAATTTTTCCACAACTAGTTTTACAATCATGTAGGATTAATCCACAACCAGTTTTATTGGAACAAAGAATTGATGATAGAACAATTTTACCAAATGTACCACAAGATCCAATAGAAAGAATTGACCAATTGATAGCTGATGAGATTGGTCAAAAATGGAAGGATTTGGCAAGAAATCTCAAAATTCCAGAAG actCCATAAGAAATAGTAAAAACGTCCCTGGAAAGATGTATTGA
- the LOC130451297 gene encoding histone deacetylase 6 isoform X1, which produces MEEKDKKKFGSVAGSPSECSAKSSRQKLKNLIAERRRQKLDQTMIQPELMDPYEAVNRYKIAQFKPTGYIEEENSGHYCIWDPNYPENPERVACSKRRLEDLDLIKRCKKVSPQKFPEDVYLKLHNKELYEKLKDIKNISEDKLQELASKYDSVFFTHATFTSSIIAAEAAITLTLEVARGNLKNGFALIRPPGHHAMADAFCGYCFLNNVALAAQVAIDKGLAKKVLIIDHDVHHGQGTQRMFYDRDDVLYFSIHRYEYGTFWPNLRESDSDYIGDGKGKGYNINIPLNVIGLGDADYLTIVFNILLPVAYEFKPDLIILSAGYDSTLGCPEGEMLVSPHFYGQLITLLSGLADGKLAVCLEGGYFLESLAEGVACTIKALLGDTCYPISSEFEVHPTLIDVINNTKYFLRDYWECFKNDPLFSFPKTLDLENCLEISRDTEHLTCISYKNVSQVPTIFETYGFYPQRTEEEHETFLKMILDLRKEYSQGRKSVNVVGYAYDELLLRHKGNEKFGKFPERPERIVEILRSLDNFGILKRCQKIQLSEFNERKWIEKIHKKEYIIDVLEQRNLIEKADWFFNAETTDCILKCISCVISLAENIHQGSIRSGVAIVRPPGHHACFDEANGFCFVNNVVIAAQYLIEERKYKRVLIVDFDIHHGNGTQNLTYSRDDIMYISLHRFDKGKYFPFLDEADYNYVGSSTGLGYNINIPFNKGNKTDHDYWTVWLKLVLPLAYSYNPEFVIISAGFDAGYFDPLGNGYKLTPEIYSHFIQTLKPLASGKILLALEGGYHLESTALSLTLCMKALLGDPLPVPKFSDKVDQDTCETIQKVLSVHRDKWKMLKVNKKIANFSCTEKEKTDLESSCKKEIEKGGSVENLKQKFKRNIIYNDI; this is translated from the exons ATGGAAGAGAAGGATAAAAAAAA ATTTGGTTCAGTTGCTGGAAGTCCTTCTGAATGTTCTGCAAAATCTTCTAGACAAAAG TTGAAAAACCTAATAGCAGAACGAAGGAGGCAGAAACTGGATCAAACTATGATTCAACCCGAATTGATGGACCCTTATGAGGCTGTGAACAGGTACAAAATTGCTCAGTTCAAACCAACTGGatatattgaagaagaaaattcaGGACATTATTGCATCTGGGATCCAAATTATCCCGAAAATCCTGAAAGGGTAGCTTGCTCAAAAAGGAG attagaAGACcttgatttaataaaaagatgTAAAAAAGTTTCACCTCAAAAATTTCCAGAAGATGTGTATCTTAAATTACACAATAAAGAATTATATGAGAAGcttaaagatattaaaaatatttcagaagaCAAACTACAAGAATTAGCTTCAAAATACGATTCCGTTTTTTTTACACAT GCAACATTTACCTCTTCAATTATTGCTGCCGAAGCAGCAATAACATTGACCCTAGAAGTAGCAagaggaaatttgaaaaatggattCGCCCTAATTCGTCCACCTGGACATCATGCTATGGCGGATGCGTTTTGTGGATACTGCTTCCTCAATAATGTCGCTCTTGCCGCTCAGGTAGCTATAGACAAGGGATTAGCTAAAAAAGTTCTTATCATTGACCATGATGTTCACCATGGCCAAGGCACACAAAGAATGTTTTATGATAGAGATGA TGTACTTTATTTCTCTATTCATCGGTATGAATATGGAACTTTTTGGCCAAATCTAAGAGAAAGTGACTCAGATTATATAGGAGATGGAAAAGGAAAAGggtataatattaatattccaTTAAATGTAATTGGACTAGGAGATGCTGATTATTTGACAATAGTATTTAACATTTTGCTTCCAGTAGCATATGAA TTTAAACCTGACCTAATAATTCTATCAGCAGGATATGATTCTACTTTAGGATGTCCAGAG gGGGAAATGTTAGTATCTCCTCACTTTTACGGTCAGCTGATAACACTTTTATCAGGTCTAGCTGACGGCAAACTAGCTGTATGCCTAGAAGGGGGATATTTTCTTGAATCTCTTGCGGAAGGAGTAGCATGTACTATAAAAGCACTTCTTGGCGATACATGCTATCCGATTTCTTCTGAATTTGAAGTACATCCCACACTTATCGACGtcattaataatacaaaatactttttaagAGATTATTGggaatgtttcaaaaatgatcCGCTGTTTTCTTTCCCAAAAACTCTAGATCTGGAGAATTGCCTTGAAATTTCTAGAGATACAGAACATTTGACTTGCATTTCTTATAAAAACGTTTCACAAGTCCCTACGATTTTTGAAACGTACGGCTTTTATCCGCAAAGAACGGAGGAAGAACACGAAACATTTCTGAAAATGATATTAGATCTTAGAAAGG aATATTCACAAGGACGCAAAAGTGTCAATGTTGTTGGTTACGCTTACGATGAATTATTACTTAGACATAAAGGTAACGAAAAATTCGGTAAATTTCCAGAAAGACCAGAAAGAATTGTAGAGATATTGAGGAGTTTAGACAATTTTGGAATATTGAAACGTTGTCAAAAAATACAG CTTTCTGAATTTAATGAAAGAAAATGGATAGAAAAGATCCACAAAAAAGAATACATAATTGATGTTCTTGAACAGCGAAATCTTATCGAAAAAGCTGACTGGTTTTTCAATGCAGAAACAACAGACTGTATATTGAAATGCATCTCATGTGTAATTTCATTGGCCGAAAATATACATCAAGGATCTATTCGATCTGGTGTTGCGATTGTTAGACCACCTGGGCATCACGCATGTTTTGATGAAGCCAATGGATTTTGCTTTGTTAATAATGTAGTTATTGCAGCTCAATATTTAATCGAAGAGAGAAAGTACAAAAg agtGCTTATAGTAGATTTTGATATTCATCATGGTAATGGGACTCAAAATCTTACTTATAGTCGAGATGATATTATGTACATTTCCCTTCACCGCTTCgataaaggaaaatattttccatttttagatGAAGCTGATTATAATTATGTTGGTAGCAGTACAGGTTTAGGATACAATATTAACATACCCTTTAACAAG GGTAATAAGACTGATCATGATTATTGGACTGTTTGGCTCAAACTAGTTCTTCCATTAGCATACTCCTACAATCCAGAATTTGTAATTATATCCGCTGGATTTGATGCGGGATATTTTGATCCACTAGGAAATGGTTATAAATTAACACCTgaaatttattcacattttattcaAACACTTAAGCCACTTGCATCAGGAAAAATCCTTTTAGCGTTAGAAGGTGGTTATCACCTTGAAAGTACTGCTCTTTCATTGACATTGTGTATGAAAGCACTTTTAG gtgACCCTTTACCAGTTCCTAAATTTTCCGATAAAGTTGACCAGGACACATGTGAGACCATTCAGAAAGTATTATCAGTACATCGTGAcaaatggaaaatgttgaagGTGAATAAGAAAATAGCAAATTTCTCTTGtaccgaaaaagaaaaaacagaccttgaaagtTCTTGCAAAAAGGAAATTGAGAAGGGAGGAAGCGTTGAgaacttgaaacaaaaatttaaaaggaACATAATATATAATGACATTTAG